Within Enterobacter sp. RHBSTW-00175, the genomic segment GCACCACGTTGTCCACCACATGACCACCGCGTGCGGCGGTTTCGGAGGCGTTTTTCGCCAGCAATGTGGCCTGACGCGCGTTATCGGAGTTCTGTTTCACCGTTGCAGTTAACTCTTCCATGCTGGCGGCGGTTTCTTCCAGCGAAGCTGCCTGCTGCTCGGTGCGGGCGGACAGGTCATTGCTCCCGGCGGCAATTTCACCTGCGCCGGTGTAAATCGAGTCGGTACTGCCGCGCACGGCACTGACCGTGCTTACCAGTGACTGCTGCATTTCGTGCAGACCCACCGCCAGCTGGCCCATTTCGTTACGACTACCCAGGTTGATGTTATGCGTCAAATCGCCACCTGCGATGGTGCGAATATGGTTCATAATGATCTTCAGCGGCTTTAACAGCAGATGTTGCAGGCCCTGCCAGATAACCACCAGCACGGCAACCACGGCGAGGAAAATAGCCGCCAGTGTCCACTGCATATGGGTAAAGCTGTTCTGGTTCTCTTCAGTGGCGGCCTTGAGCAAGGTATTGTTTTCGGCGCGCCAGCGGTTATAGACCGCTTCCATATTGTCCTGTGCCTGCTGGGCATCCAGGTCGCCATAAGCCTGATAGTTATCTGCACGCAGATACTCAATCGACAGGCGCATCACTTCATGCATCTGACTCCAGGCTTTCTGCATCTCTTCGGTTAACGCGGCGTTTTGCCCGTTAACCTGCGGCATTTTCTGCCAGGTGCTGTAGTAGGTTTCGGCGTTGCCTAACGACGTGCTGGCCGTGCCCAGAAGTTTGTTAATGGCGGCGAGAGACGCGGGATCGCGCTGGTTTTTCAGGTAGCGGATCGCCACACGGGTGACGGTTACGCGTGTTTTCACCAGCGTATTAACGCTGTCGCTCAG encodes:
- the tcp gene encoding methyl-accepting chemotaxis citrate transducer; the encoded protein is MLKNLHVITGILFALTIFCLLQVVTGGLFYSAVSNDRHNFQNSGMLNAQQESLSDSVNTLVKTRVTVTRVAIRYLKNQRDPASLAAINKLLGTASTSLGNAETYYSTWQKMPQVNGQNAALTEEMQKAWSQMHEVMRLSIEYLRADNYQAYGDLDAQQAQDNMEAVYNRWRAENNTLLKAATEENQNSFTHMQWTLAAIFLAVVAVLVVIWQGLQHLLLKPLKIIMNHIRTIAGGDLTHNINLGSRNEMGQLAVGLHEMQQSLVSTVSAVRGSTDSIYTGAGEIAAGSNDLSARTEQQAASLEETAASMEELTATVKQNSDNARQATLLAKNASETAARGGHVVDNVVRTMTEISDSSQQIAHITGVIDSIAFQTNILALNAAVEAARAGEQGRGFAVVAGEVRTLASRSAQAAKEIKGLIENSVSRVNTGSEQVSEAGETMRELVAAVTRVTDIMGEISSASDEQSRGIEQVSLAVSQMDSVTQQNAALVQESATAAAALEDQAEQLRQAVAAFRLNAKDQAAAPRPTNVKTPQLLRPATATASVADGNWETF